A single Paenibacillus kribbensis DNA region contains:
- a CDS encoding amino acid ABC transporter substrate-binding protein → MIMKKFLGIMIASVLLVVLAACGNGTSSSGEKVLRVGATGQSFPNSFKEGDKLVGYDVEVLEAVAKNLGYKVEWTLTDFSGLMGQLEAGKLDTIANNVAVTDERKKVYNFTDKYSVLGTQVAVRSDNNEINTLDDLKGKTISAVLGSNNVKNFKAWDTKGEVTLKTYETRESAMNEVITGKVDGYINASTTLLAEIAKGKLPLKLVGDPISHDDVSFPFARTEQGEKLLKEFNTELQKLRNDGTLLKISKKYYGEDVTQ, encoded by the coding sequence ATTATAATGAAAAAGTTTCTTGGTATTATGATTGCAAGTGTGTTGCTGGTCGTGTTGGCGGCTTGCGGCAATGGAACAAGCTCAAGCGGAGAAAAAGTGCTCAGAGTAGGGGCGACAGGACAAAGCTTTCCAAACTCCTTTAAAGAAGGAGATAAACTGGTCGGCTATGATGTCGAAGTGCTGGAGGCTGTTGCCAAGAATCTTGGCTACAAAGTGGAATGGACACTGACGGATTTTTCCGGATTGATGGGTCAATTGGAAGCAGGCAAGCTGGACACGATTGCCAATAACGTAGCCGTAACCGATGAAAGAAAAAAAGTATATAATTTTACGGACAAATACTCAGTCCTTGGTACACAGGTTGCTGTCCGGTCAGACAATAATGAAATTAATACTTTGGATGATCTAAAAGGAAAAACCATTTCAGCCGTTCTGGGGTCCAACAATGTGAAGAATTTTAAAGCCTGGGATACCAAAGGCGAAGTTACTTTAAAAACATACGAAACGCGTGAATCGGCCATGAATGAAGTCATCACGGGCAAGGTGGACGGATATATTAACGCATCCACTACGCTTCTGGCTGAGATTGCCAAAGGCAAGCTTCCGCTCAAATTGGTGGGCGATCCGATTTCACATGATGATGTGTCCTTTCCTTTTGCCAGAACGGAACAGGGTGAAAAGCTGCTGAAGGAATTTAACACTGAACTCCAAAAGCTCCGCAATGATGGAACGTTATTAAAAATCTCGAAAAAATATTACGGTGAGGATGTAACACAATAA
- the purB gene encoding adenylosuccinate lyase gives MSSHVIDMVLLRNNFGTADMRSIWSEHNRLQKHFDVEAALALAEGEFGIIPRSAAETIAKNAKAELVDFAEIASESAKAKHSLNATIKALQSLCGEDGEYVHFGATTQDIVDTGTILQLKEAHALILSELKEVAGELAKLAEKYKRTPIAGRSHGMQGLPTTFGFKLSVVLSEVNRHIERLQGLEARTFTGVIAGGVGTFASFGPKGPEIEANALQRLGLSVPEICWHSSRDRIAEYASVIGLISGTLGKLANEFYNLMRSEIDEVEEPFAIGKIGSTTMPHKRNPAALEGIASLTRPILHSVSLIQDSLIVEHERDAMSWRGEWIALPEICIYLSAQLLSTKTVLQGLIVKPDNMLRNLNLQGGLLLSERVMFALAESYGKQTAHELIYELSMKAIEEHKPFQDVLVANEQVAKVLDATKIKELLNPETYLGSAVEKVDQVLVKQHFRLAVLDDAEALLDLTLRAYQPIRDLGINFAAAHADLDLVKKHITHNLCYVLEQNGKMIATVAIRLPWGGQPGPAGLPHIGWLAVDPANERQGIGSKILSLAEEKIVSDLKSPAVTLGTAENHPWLSAMYESKGYHKIGTKDLGRGHTTVYFKKDLQASKVTQNI, from the coding sequence ATGAGTTCCCATGTAATAGATATGGTATTGCTAAGAAATAATTTCGGAACAGCTGACATGCGCAGCATCTGGTCGGAGCATAACCGGCTGCAAAAGCATTTTGATGTGGAGGCTGCTCTTGCCCTGGCGGAAGGGGAATTTGGAATTATCCCCCGGAGTGCCGCCGAAACGATTGCCAAAAACGCGAAGGCTGAATTGGTGGATTTTGCTGAAATCGCAAGTGAATCGGCTAAAGCGAAGCACTCTTTAAATGCAACCATAAAAGCGTTGCAGTCATTATGCGGTGAGGATGGAGAGTATGTCCACTTTGGAGCAACGACCCAGGATATTGTGGACACAGGAACCATACTGCAATTAAAAGAGGCGCATGCCCTTATCCTTTCGGAGTTGAAAGAGGTTGCGGGAGAGCTCGCAAAGCTTGCCGAAAAATACAAAAGAACGCCGATAGCCGGCCGATCTCACGGCATGCAGGGGCTGCCGACAACCTTTGGCTTTAAATTATCCGTGGTGCTGAGTGAAGTAAACCGCCACATTGAACGGTTACAAGGCTTGGAGGCCCGGACATTTACCGGTGTTATTGCAGGTGGAGTCGGGACATTTGCTTCTTTTGGTCCTAAAGGGCCTGAAATCGAAGCGAACGCTCTACAAAGACTGGGTTTGTCCGTGCCGGAGATTTGTTGGCATTCGTCGCGAGACAGAATCGCGGAGTACGCCAGTGTTATCGGATTAATCAGCGGTACATTAGGCAAGCTTGCCAATGAATTCTATAATCTGATGCGGTCGGAAATTGATGAAGTTGAAGAACCTTTTGCAATAGGGAAAATTGGCAGCACAACGATGCCCCATAAACGGAATCCGGCAGCACTGGAGGGGATCGCAAGCCTGACAAGACCGATTCTCCATAGCGTGTCCCTTATTCAGGATTCTCTCATCGTGGAGCATGAACGTGATGCTATGTCATGGCGGGGCGAATGGATTGCTTTGCCGGAAATCTGCATCTATCTGTCTGCTCAACTGTTATCGACCAAAACGGTTTTGCAGGGGTTGATCGTAAAGCCCGATAACATGCTCCGAAACTTAAATCTGCAAGGCGGGCTTTTATTATCGGAAAGAGTCATGTTCGCATTGGCGGAGAGCTACGGGAAGCAGACTGCACATGAGCTTATTTATGAGCTGTCGATGAAGGCCATTGAAGAGCATAAACCATTTCAGGATGTGTTGGTTGCCAATGAACAAGTCGCTAAGGTGCTGGATGCAACGAAAATAAAAGAGCTGTTAAATCCTGAAACCTATCTGGGCTCCGCGGTTGAAAAAGTGGATCAAGTGCTGGTGAAGCAGCATTTCCGTCTGGCAGTTCTTGACGATGCGGAAGCATTGCTCGACCTGACATTAAGAGCTTACCAACCTATAAGGGATTTAGGGATAAATTTTGCCGCGGCACATGCTGATCTGGATTTGGTGAAAAAACATATCACCCATAACTTGTGTTATGTGCTGGAGCAAAACGGGAAAATGATCGCGACTGTCGCCATCAGGCTGCCGTGGGGGGGCCAACCTGGTCCTGCCGGTCTACCGCATATCGGCTGGCTGGCCGTAGATCCGGCCAATGAGCGGCAAGGAATCGGATCGAAGATTTTGTCATTGGCTGAAGAAAAAATAGTGTCCGATTTAAAAAGCCCGGCCGTTACCTTGGGCACGGCGGAAAATCACCCATGGCTGTCTGCCATGTATGAAAGCAAGGGGTATCACAAAATCGGCACCAAAGATTTGGGCAGAGGTCATACAACGGTTTACTTTAAAAAGGATCTGCAGGCATCTAAGGTAACTCAAAACATATAA
- a CDS encoding iron-containing alcohol dehydrogenase family protein, with amino-acid sequence MESTVVLKAGPQEYYHSKGILNQLPQLISERKINRLFVIHGERSLQAAMPYLPSLENFEIQYEKYRGECSLNEIKRISAIAKQYKAEGLLGIGGGKVADLVKAVAYQLQIPEILVPTLASNCAAFSAVSIIYNDEGIHVDSLSFPKATNLVLIEPEIILNSPVEYTIAGIGDTLAKWYEGVSRLNQIQTKTIPMQLSFEMMHKCREFLFEFGEQSIKDAQTGKLTEAFINVIDTNIAVAGLVGGFGSIFAKSVGAHAFFNAATAIPGTKTILHGSLVAFGILVQLALEKKIDELESILPFYRKIGLPTTLQDIHLDDSNTEALQLIAAKMTSQTSRIHSLPFKVTADDALWAILTVNRITSSYSY; translated from the coding sequence ATGGAATCAACTGTCGTTTTGAAGGCTGGTCCTCAGGAATACTATCACAGTAAAGGGATATTGAATCAATTGCCCCAATTGATTTCCGAAAGAAAGATCAACAGATTATTTGTCATACATGGAGAAAGATCGCTTCAGGCCGCAATGCCTTACTTGCCTTCGCTGGAAAATTTCGAGATTCAATATGAGAAATATAGGGGTGAATGTTCTCTAAACGAGATTAAGCGAATCTCCGCTATTGCCAAGCAATATAAAGCGGAAGGATTACTGGGGATCGGCGGAGGAAAGGTGGCGGACCTTGTAAAAGCAGTTGCCTATCAACTGCAAATCCCGGAAATACTCGTTCCGACACTTGCTTCCAATTGCGCCGCATTCAGTGCCGTAAGCATTATTTATAATGATGAGGGGATTCATGTTGACAGCTTGTCCTTTCCGAAAGCAACCAACCTTGTCCTGATTGAACCGGAGATTATTTTAAACAGCCCTGTTGAATATACGATTGCCGGTATCGGCGACACTCTTGCCAAATGGTATGAAGGCGTGTCCCGTTTGAATCAGATACAGACCAAAACCATACCAATGCAATTGAGTTTTGAAATGATGCACAAATGCAGAGAGTTTCTATTCGAATTCGGGGAACAATCCATCAAAGACGCGCAGACCGGAAAATTAACGGAGGCCTTTATAAATGTCATTGATACGAATATTGCCGTTGCTGGCCTCGTTGGAGGCTTCGGAAGCATATTTGCCAAAAGCGTTGGCGCACACGCCTTCTTTAATGCTGCGACTGCTATTCCCGGAACGAAAACGATTTTACATGGATCTCTTGTAGCGTTTGGAATTCTGGTTCAATTAGCCCTGGAAAAGAAAATAGACGAGCTGGAGTCGATTCTTCCTTTTTATAGAAAAATAGGCCTCCCGACGACGCTGCAGGATATACATTTGGACGATTCCAACACGGAAGCGCTGCAGCTGATTGCGGCAAAAATGACGTCTCAAACATCGAGAATTCACAGTTTACCGTTTAAAGTCACCGCTGATGATGCACTGTGGGCGATCCTGACAGTGAACAGGATTACAAGCAGCTACAGTTATTAA
- a CDS encoding aminotransferase class I/II-fold pyridoxal phosphate-dependent enzyme yields the protein MVVFEESRRLKSLPRKYMSKQAEAIATYEKQGIDIINLGRGNPDLPTPQHIVDRLKEAVDMQSNHGYPPYNGKKSLKQAIVAFYKREYGVDLDPDTEIAIFNGSIIAVAALPQCLLNPGDTIMFPEPAFPMYYSAVKLAEAHLYGLPVKEEDGFLPDYNAIPTQIANRTKLLLLNYPNNPTGAVATSHFFAETVQFATKHNIPVFHDMAYGSIGFDGNKPLSFLQTKGAKEIGVEVYTMSKAYNMAGWRVAFAVGNPSIIAGVNRFVEHAYGNVFGAVQDAAAAALTTDQDCVRQLTVIYNQRRDTLVNGLNKIGWHVRPSAGTFFVWAKVPEGYSSEQFSALLLDKAHVAVIPGEAFGEHGAGYVRISLVSSEERLLEAVQRIKDANILKYQKV from the coding sequence ATGGTTGTTTTTGAAGAATCCAGGCGGCTGAAATCCCTGCCGAGAAAGTACATGTCCAAACAAGCGGAAGCGATTGCCACTTATGAAAAGCAAGGAATTGATATTATTAATCTTGGAAGAGGAAACCCGGATTTGCCTACTCCTCAGCATATTGTGGATCGCTTGAAAGAGGCCGTTGATATGCAGAGCAACCATGGATACCCACCTTACAATGGAAAAAAGTCTTTAAAACAGGCCATTGTTGCATTCTACAAACGTGAATACGGCGTGGATCTTGATCCGGATACCGAAATTGCCATTTTTAACGGATCTATTATCGCTGTTGCCGCTCTGCCGCAATGTCTTTTAAATCCGGGCGATACCATCATGTTTCCTGAGCCTGCTTTTCCAATGTATTATTCCGCGGTTAAATTAGCCGAGGCCCATCTTTACGGGTTACCCGTGAAGGAAGAAGATGGATTCCTGCCGGATTATAACGCAATTCCGACGCAAATCGCCAACCGTACAAAATTGTTATTGTTAAATTATCCGAACAATCCGACAGGCGCTGTGGCAACAAGTCATTTTTTCGCGGAGACCGTTCAGTTTGCCACAAAACACAATATTCCCGTTTTTCATGATATGGCTTACGGATCGATTGGTTTTGACGGGAATAAACCACTTAGCTTCTTGCAGACGAAAGGGGCTAAAGAAATAGGCGTGGAAGTATACACCATGTCAAAGGCGTACAATATGGCCGGCTGGAGAGTGGCGTTTGCCGTTGGAAATCCATCCATTATCGCAGGCGTGAATCGCTTTGTTGAACATGCTTACGGAAACGTGTTCGGAGCGGTTCAGGATGCCGCAGCTGCCGCCTTAACAACCGACCAGGACTGCGTCCGCCAACTCACGGTTATATATAACCAAAGAAGAGATACATTAGTAAACGGACTGAACAAAATCGGCTGGCATGTAAGGCCTTCCGCAGGCACCTTTTTCGTATGGGCGAAAGTCCCGGAGGGGTATAGCTCAGAGCAGTTTTCCGCTCTTTTATTGGACAAAGCTCATGTTGCCGTTATTCCGGGTGAAGCGTTTGGTGAGCACGGCGCCGGATATGTTCGCATTAGCTTGGTTAGTTCGGAAGAAAGATTGCTGGAAGCCGTGCAACGGATTAAAGACGCCAATATTTTAAAATATCAGAAAGTATAA